A single genomic interval of Oryza sativa Japonica Group chromosome 7, ASM3414082v1 harbors:
- the LOC4342914 gene encoding E3 ubiquitin-protein ligase AIRP2 — protein MPERSELGRQLPLRGPLKALEADIHHANTMANAIQRNYGGACVQMRLSCSSLAPFFLYLIQWLDCGCCYALPSYLGLFHILICKVYADGDSSVSTYERRASLREFYAIIYPILQQLEGSLIERDLKGKGRCKDIVSRKRLEDWRKLCNKDVEREDECGICMETCTKMVLPNCSHAMCIKCYRDWYRRSESCPFCRGSLKRIRSRDLWVLTNYNDVVDPVTLERENVRHFYSYIDSLPLILPDNIFFFYYDYLL, from the exons ATGCCGGAGAGGTCCGAGCTGGGGCGGCAGCTCCCGCTGAGAGGGCCCCTCAAGGCACTGGAGGCCGACATCCACCATGCCAACACCAT GGCTAATGCTATCCAGAGGAACTATGGTGGAGCATGTGTGCAGATGAGGTTGTCGTGCAGCTCACTGGCGCCATTCTTTCTTTACCTCATCCAGTGGCTGGATTGTGGCTGCTGTTATGCTCTTCCCAGTTATCTAGGCCTTTTTCACATTCTCATTTGCAAG GTTTATGCAGATGGAGATAGCTCAGTATCAACGTATGAAAGGCGTGCAAGCCTTAGAGAATTCTATG CGATCATCTACCCTATCCTTCAACAGCTTGAGGGTAGTTTGATTGAGAGGGACCTGAAAGGGAAAGGGCGATGTAAAGACATAGTGAGTAGGAAGCGGCTCGAAGATTGGAGGAAGCTTTGTAACAAGGATGTGGAAAGGGAGGATGAATGTGGGATTTGCATGGAGACATGCACCAAGATGGTTCTGCCTAATTGCAGTCATGCAATGTGCATAAAATGCTACAGGGACTG GTATAGAAGATCAGAGTCTTGCCCTTTCTGCCGAGGAAGCCTTAAACGAATTCGCTCAAGAGACCTGTGGGTGCTCACAAATTACAATGATGTGGTTGATCCTGTAACTCTAGAAAGAGAAAATGTGAGGCATTTCTACAGTTATATTGATAGTTTGCCTCTTATACTTCCAGATAATATTTTCTTCTTCTACTATGATTACCTACTCTAA